From the Pleurocapsa sp. PCC 7319 genome, one window contains:
- a CDS encoding RNA-guided endonuclease TnpB family protein: MALRRYTFRLYPNKTQERELFAARRLHGYLYNACIAHRRFEWKKNQKTVDYFQQQNCLPAFKKEWVEFAYLHSQALQSTVKRVDLAHNSFLKGLRGLPKFKAIRNYSGWTYSSRSGWKAKTNGKHGVVTLNDLGITLKMRGQAKSWCTPTTLTIVYKPSKKQWFASFTCNVSVEQAKFGSLSDLKYESIVAFDLGTATAITCFDGKKFEEVSNPRFTKNTEKKVKQESKKLRRKRAPNRKKSIKASNRWKKARRQVSKLQRKVANQRADWQHKITSDIASRHDIGVTEKLNTKGLTRKARQGSKRKKRESAVLGVSPMSNFRKKQKAGLNKSILSVGFGTLNQMIAYKIEAKGGLLLRLNTRRVKPSQRCPKCGTVHKDWANLSNRYHICDSCNFEIERDRGSVLVMYNVATNQQQGCGTHLSDSGCLSSTSLTSKRKHTGSMKQLGQMKRQKSQRNSKVHGKPHRLALG, from the coding sequence ATGGCACTTAGAAGATACACATTTCGGCTGTACCCAAACAAGACTCAAGAAAGAGAATTGTTTGCTGCTCGTCGTCTTCATGGGTATCTCTATAATGCTTGTATCGCTCATCGCCGCTTTGAGTGGAAGAAAAATCAAAAAACTGTTGACTATTTTCAACAGCAAAACTGTTTACCAGCATTCAAAAAAGAATGGGTTGAATTTGCTTATCTTCATTCTCAAGCTTTGCAGTCAACAGTAAAAAGGGTTGATTTAGCCCATAATTCTTTTCTAAAAGGATTAAGAGGCTTGCCAAAGTTCAAAGCGATTAGAAATTATTCAGGCTGGACATATAGTTCTAGGTCTGGTTGGAAGGCTAAAACCAACGGTAAGCACGGCGTAGTTACTCTTAATGATTTAGGTATAACCCTGAAAATGAGAGGACAAGCAAAATCTTGGTGTACTCCAACTACGTTAACCATTGTTTATAAGCCAAGCAAAAAACAGTGGTTTGCCAGTTTTACTTGTAATGTTTCAGTTGAACAAGCAAAGTTTGGTTCTTTGTCAGATTTGAAATATGAGTCAATAGTTGCTTTTGATTTGGGTACTGCTACTGCTATTACTTGCTTTGATGGTAAAAAGTTTGAGGAAGTATCTAATCCTCGTTTTACGAAAAATACAGAGAAGAAAGTCAAGCAAGAATCAAAAAAACTCAGAAGAAAACGCGCACCAAATAGAAAGAAAAGCATAAAAGCTTCAAATCGTTGGAAAAAAGCACGAAGACAAGTATCAAAATTACAGCGCAAAGTGGCAAATCAGCGTGCCGATTGGCAGCACAAAATTACCTCAGACATAGCAAGTCGTCATGACATCGGGGTAACTGAAAAGCTAAATACCAAAGGCTTAACACGCAAAGCAAGACAAGGTAGCAAACGTAAGAAGCGCGAAAGTGCGGTCTTGGGGGTTTCCCCCATGAGCAACTTTCGTAAGAAGCAGAAAGCAGGACTTAATAAGTCTATACTTTCTGTTGGCTTTGGCACTCTTAACCAAATGATTGCTTACAAAATTGAAGCCAAAGGCGGTTTGCTACTTCGATTAAACACGAGAAGAGTCAAACCTAGTCAAAGATGCCCTAAATGCGGGACGGTACATAAAGACTGGGCTAACTTGTCTAATCGCTATCATATTTGTGATAGCTGTAATTTTGAAATTGAACGTGATCGAGGTTCTGTACTTGTCATGTATAACGTTGCTACAAACCAGCAACAGGGGTGTGGGACGCATCTCTCAGACAGTGGATGTCTAAGCTCTACTTCCTTGACTAGTAAGCGTAAGCATACTGGCTCGATGAAGCAACTTGGGCAGATGAAACGTCAAAAATCACAACGCAATTCCAAGGTTCATGGGAAACCCCATCGCCTTGCGTTGGGGTAG
- a CDS encoding J domain-containing protein has protein sequence MAWHNRYIIPKDPKKPSGGLRQTVTFIREDLLWHSKKPLIDPHTFSEITLPIGKLEENELCQGVNILDVLERVKVVDKSTTPPTTDVIWQLRDTNEFFTTLKEREEGEEIIKKKFRAGGTIVSLEDDFIRVEKRSSVSVGSLVYRLAVGMTGNYAIASRRIGELAAAAWSRDLVRAKSLYDIIVASKTGQVSQIDIPKSCFVRSTVSQEVETAILRECCYWLDVDPDTPIQRKMGQPRKHHHRKEKNRLAGTIIELELTEEGTAIGRLLVSFDNLEAGTLLSSLTLMRLVNLLAALKDEEDLADDAELLESYLFAIDEEWEAKAAAQVYGKDTIEVDDPWTTLGIDDSASLKEVKAAYRDIMRKVHPDSSKLPDWISAKINQAYEQLCEELEEE, from the coding sequence ATGGCATGGCACAATCGCTATATCATTCCCAAAGACCCTAAAAAACCTTCAGGCGGACTCAGACAAACAGTGACCTTCATTCGTGAAGACTTACTGTGGCATTCCAAAAAACCTCTAATCGATCCTCATACGTTCAGCGAAATAACTTTACCCATTGGCAAGTTAGAAGAAAATGAATTATGCCAGGGAGTAAATATTCTCGATGTCCTAGAGCGGGTAAAAGTAGTCGATAAATCCACTACTCCACCCACTACCGATGTCATCTGGCAACTAAGGGACACCAACGAATTCTTTACCACCCTCAAAGAACGAGAAGAGGGCGAAGAAATCATCAAAAAGAAATTTCGTGCTGGGGGTACAATAGTCTCCCTAGAAGATGACTTCATCCGCGTCGAAAAACGCTCGTCCGTCTCCGTCGGCTCTTTAGTTTATCGTCTAGCAGTCGGCATGACAGGAAACTATGCGATCGCCTCCCGTAGAATCGGCGAACTAGCAGCAGCAGCCTGGAGTCGGGATTTAGTCAGAGCAAAATCCCTCTACGACATCATTGTTGCCTCCAAAACTGGTCAAGTATCCCAGATAGATATTCCCAAAAGTTGTTTTGTTAGGTCAACCGTCTCCCAGGAAGTAGAGACTGCCATTCTCAGAGAATGCTGCTACTGGCTAGATGTCGATCCCGATACCCCCATTCAAAGAAAGATGGGGCAACCCCGCAAACACCATCATCGCAAAGAAAAAAATCGTCTGGCTGGCACGATTATCGAACTAGAGCTAACAGAAGAAGGAACAGCCATCGGTAGGCTACTTGTCAGCTTCGATAACCTAGAAGCAGGTACATTACTATCATCCCTAACCCTGATGCGTCTGGTGAACCTTCTGGCTGCCCTAAAAGACGAAGAAGACTTAGCTGATGATGCCGAACTACTAGAATCCTACCTGTTTGCCATTGATGAAGAATGGGAAGCCAAAGCAGCAGCCCAAGTCTACGGCAAAGACACCATCGAAGTAGATGACCCCTGGACTACCTTGGGAATAGACGATTCCGCCAGCCTCAAAGAAGTAAAAGCAGCCTATCGCGACATCATGAGAAAGGTTCATCCCGACTCCAGTAAGCTTCCCGATTGGATTTCGGCAAAAATCAATCAAGCCTACGAACAGCTTTGCGAAGAATTAGAAGAAGAATAA
- a CDS encoding SprT-like domain-containing protein produces MVRIKGIVKTAERVKNQLQHGIDPQEVDSLKAFVLNSLHTIEQICTEAKTTPDSLTTRSRKAYYYLKSIDWHNLPLTERSKEEPTSTSVSTPPPTLRIKNIVKQQKNIQQQIGQLKPDRIDSQLESIGQALTDCIREIDRICQQNQLTPAALTTPSRKAYAWMKFLTDRDNLKLHIQTTQRIKTLAHRAIKAQKSNISEIQVTITNYNGLYKYKHNRQGTIELQLSEGFIQAEDKILEAIINTAIQGNNPQDKQLIRHFSSTEAYSDIILELDLIADLDAETPQGNYYDLEALFHLINQEYFAGEMAKPRLTWNKTLTHRKLGHYEPLRDRVVMSRTLDSDRVPQIVVELVLYHELLHKHHGAKLLNGKRMVHTPEFRRSERQFQHYQEAQQWLERSLALAM; encoded by the coding sequence ATGGTTCGTATCAAGGGAATTGTCAAAACAGCAGAGCGAGTAAAAAACCAACTACAGCATGGGATCGATCCCCAAGAAGTAGATTCCCTCAAAGCCTTTGTGCTTAATTCCCTGCATACTATCGAACAAATCTGCACTGAAGCCAAGACTACCCCCGATAGCCTGACTACCCGCTCTCGTAAAGCCTACTACTACCTCAAGAGTATAGACTGGCATAACTTACCATTAACCGAGCGATCTAAAGAAGAACCTACATCCACGTCAGTATCGACACCACCCCCAACTCTGCGAATCAAGAATATAGTCAAACAACAAAAAAATATTCAACAACAGATAGGACAACTAAAACCCGATCGCATCGATTCCCAGCTAGAATCAATCGGGCAAGCATTAACCGACTGCATCCGAGAAATCGATCGCATCTGCCAACAAAACCAGCTTACTCCTGCTGCTTTAACTACGCCTTCCCGTAAAGCCTATGCCTGGATGAAGTTTCTGACCGACCGAGATAATCTCAAGTTACATATCCAGACTACGCAAAGAATAAAGACTTTAGCCCATCGAGCCATTAAAGCCCAAAAGTCAAATATCTCAGAGATTCAAGTCACCATCACTAACTACAATGGCTTGTACAAATACAAACATAATCGCCAAGGAACTATCGAGCTACAGTTAAGTGAAGGCTTTATCCAGGCAGAGGATAAGATTCTAGAAGCCATTATCAACACTGCAATACAGGGAAATAATCCCCAAGATAAACAATTAATTCGTCACTTTAGTTCGACAGAAGCATATAGCGATATCATCCTCGAACTAGATTTAATAGCAGATCTTGATGCCGAGACACCCCAAGGAAACTATTACGATTTAGAAGCCCTATTTCACCTAATCAACCAAGAATACTTTGCAGGGGAGATGGCAAAACCCCGCTTAACCTGGAATAAGACTCTAACCCATCGTAAGCTAGGACACTACGAGCCTTTGCGGGATAGGGTAGTTATGAGTCGGACATTAGATAGCGACCGCGTACCGCAAATAGTTGTGGAATTAGTTCTCTATCACGAACTACTGCACAAACATCATGGTGCTAAATTGTTAAATGGAAAAAGGATGGTGCATACCCCTGAATTTCGTCGCAGCGAGCGTCAATTCCAACACTATCAAGAAGCACAACAATGGTTAGAGAGATCTCTAGCACTGGCGATGTAG
- a CDS encoding helix-turn-helix transcriptional regulator → MARKQTTSIGTSKTKTNIAPTNIMEVSKLPDLPNIEPSLYKKDEYFTPAATSAPMVSSLRAQLRKDLWNQAPSRLAYFLHRAKGNSNNIIEHYITNPGDISLLPWEEALQIIDKFGTNTAKLHLIFAAHTMRQEKPWESKFTLSADNLIRELGWDKRTDIKKTQKLKEIAKLAFALGCLTIQATWVEGRGNNKISCSVQTSRIWETYVDVRSGQLNLEQKIDEPTEVYITVRPGLWTDAFLNKAGWEAKNALYQFGYLAQDVLKIDPYRDDLALRLGLHLTVESRFHISGTYRVQTLLEALLPKTDIDEALENFDKARKLTNRWNHALEVLSELKRAFQIEFDPGTYPEVLRPNSKNRKPRGYFKQLLAAKITIHPPAPIPELIAIKTQPKLVKPQSVSSPKNARNVSEPATKTTLVTGTQIKNARKTKGWSQGQLAGFLGISQNLVSLIERDKRSINRKLRTKLGKLLEI, encoded by the coding sequence ATGGCAAGAAAACAAACTACTTCCATTGGGACGAGCAAGACAAAAACAAACATTGCTCCTACGAATATAATGGAAGTGAGTAAGCTTCCCGATTTACCGAATATCGAACCAAGTTTATACAAAAAAGACGAGTATTTTACTCCTGCTGCTACCTCTGCTCCAATGGTGTCTAGTCTGCGCGCTCAATTAAGAAAAGATTTATGGAATCAAGCCCCTTCAAGACTCGCCTATTTTTTGCATCGGGCTAAAGGTAATTCCAATAACATTATCGAGCATTACATTACTAATCCTGGCGATATATCTCTCTTGCCTTGGGAAGAAGCTTTACAAATTATTGATAAATTTGGCACAAATACTGCCAAATTACATCTCATTTTTGCTGCTCACACCATGCGCCAAGAGAAGCCTTGGGAGAGTAAGTTTACTCTTTCTGCTGACAATCTTATTAGGGAATTAGGTTGGGACAAGCGCACAGACATCAAGAAAACTCAAAAACTAAAAGAAATAGCTAAATTGGCATTTGCTTTAGGATGTCTTACTATTCAAGCTACCTGGGTTGAAGGAAGAGGTAATAATAAGATTTCATGCAGTGTGCAAACTTCTCGTATCTGGGAAACCTATGTTGATGTTAGAAGTGGACAGCTTAATTTAGAACAAAAAATAGATGAACCTACTGAAGTTTACATTACTGTTAGACCAGGACTTTGGACTGATGCCTTTTTAAATAAGGCTGGATGGGAAGCAAAAAATGCTTTATATCAATTTGGTTACTTGGCTCAAGATGTTCTTAAAATCGATCCTTATCGTGATGATTTGGCGTTAAGATTGGGTCTTCATCTGACAGTAGAAAGTCGATTTCACATAAGCGGTACTTATAGAGTACAAACTTTACTCGAAGCACTTTTACCAAAAACTGATATTGACGAAGCTTTAGAAAATTTTGACAAAGCTCGTAAACTCACTAATCGTTGGAATCATGCTTTGGAAGTTTTATCAGAATTAAAAAGAGCATTTCAAATTGAATTCGATCCAGGTACTTATCCAGAAGTATTACGCCCTAACAGCAAAAATAGAAAACCACGAGGCTATTTTAAGCAATTACTAGCTGCCAAGATAACAATTCATCCACCTGCACCCATTCCAGAATTAATTGCTATTAAAACTCAACCAAAATTGGTGAAACCCCAAAGTGTTTCATCCCCAAAAAATGCAAGAAATGTGAGTGAGCCAGCAACTAAAACTACTTTAGTAACAGGAACTCAAATCAAGAACGCCCGAAAAACAAAAGGCTGGAGTCAAGGTCAGCTTGCTGGGTTTCTGGGAATATCCCAAAACTTGGTTTCTCTAATTGAACGAGATAAGCGTTCGATCAATAGAAAGCTCAGAACTAAGTTAGGTAAGCTTCTGGAAATTTAG
- a CDS encoding siphovirus Gp157 family protein — protein MTTTRLWELSDEIQQLENAIATIADDETLTDEERETKLQETFNQWLETGESFKSKAEQVARYIKHQEALAEARKAEARRVQTLAKQAENGAARLRKYLIDQMIRSDVQKIDGATVKISLRKKQPQVLLNVPPEKLPAEYVQVSYKPDLTKIRKLLKVDAQGAIGWAFLSENQEYSVTIR, from the coding sequence ATGACTACAACAAGACTCTGGGAATTATCGGACGAAATCCAACAGCTTGAGAATGCGATCGCGACTATCGCAGACGATGAGACTTTAACCGACGAAGAACGAGAAACCAAGCTCCAAGAAACCTTTAATCAATGGCTCGAAACTGGAGAATCATTTAAGAGTAAAGCTGAACAGGTAGCTAGATATATCAAGCATCAAGAAGCCCTCGCAGAAGCCAGAAAAGCTGAAGCTAGAAGGGTTCAAACTTTAGCAAAACAAGCTGAAAATGGCGCAGCGAGACTGAGAAAATATCTGATTGATCAAATGATTCGCTCTGATGTTCAAAAAATTGATGGCGCAACGGTCAAGATTAGTTTGAGGAAAAAACAGCCCCAGGTGTTGTTAAATGTTCCTCCTGAAAAATTACCCGCCGAATATGTCCAAGTTAGCTACAAACCAGATTTAACCAAAATTAGGAAGCTGCTTAAGGTTGATGCTCAAGGTGCGATTGGTTGGGCTTTCCTCTCTGAAAATCAAGAATATTCTGTAACTATTAGATAA
- the tnpA gene encoding IS200/IS605 family transposase codes for MSTSLRKASHSVFSIHLHVIFVTKYRRQVLTKEMIKDAKKVFQRILESNYSILSNCEGEADHLHLLIDLHPNNNISNLVSSLKSASSRILRKKYPQEIAQHYWGKNAKLWHDSKCIISCGGAPLEVIKQYIDNQSGGKES; via the coding sequence ATGTCAACTAGCTTAAGAAAAGCTTCACACTCTGTTTTTTCTATTCACTTGCACGTAATTTTTGTGACTAAATATCGTCGCCAAGTTTTGACTAAGGAGATGATTAAGGATGCCAAAAAAGTATTTCAAAGAATTCTAGAATCTAACTACTCAATTTTGTCTAATTGCGAGGGTGAAGCTGACCATTTGCACTTGCTTATTGACTTACATCCAAATAACAATATTTCTAATTTGGTATCTTCTCTCAAATCTGCAAGTAGCAGGATTTTGAGAAAAAAATACCCCCAGGAAATAGCTCAACATTACTGGGGGAAAAATGCTAAATTATGGCATGACTCCAAGTGTATTATTTCTTGTGGCGGCGCACCATTAGAAGTCATCAAACAGTATATTGATAATCAGTCAGGTGGAAAAGAATCTTGA
- a CDS encoding AAA family ATPase, protein MSEEFQEQIPEQTSLNLPTSALVSQFDELKNVWEEQQTARAEGGLLALSGFEHQFLLTLLKLVRRWQEVSEAERGNPDVIQTVLTEAISDIAESGLVVTLTQVKQTLSKPAIAKALEELWEIFNLALLHTPNLVEHLHFVVSGKFEDSDENDPGKAIDGWGTRKYKDRTRLLKEFKSRVRWEIVPNPKEDLTTELEALGRDEDTSTVISRWLGYLLQLGSGLSPEAASTLVWRELTHDASLKAFQTTLVRIFSRSRYRLRAIRYAIADRFKLSRTSELSQLQDSISSNHITLLSGSSGSGKSALCKIGIQETFQDYTCLFLRPDDVAIFEDDSNAVLSKDLRRFDELLAARIIDRVIVFVDDVDEANQQSLDSLLNLLQNTISGDAPANVRFVFVTHLDTEQYIQEQIAARFDRQPSIGMVELPQLPFEEISSIDNLPKSITELIKRSEQFGSALNFKLLDWLVRKAQTEEVDTSNFQTDLDLLNWFWRNQVGNGRESSEVHHILIKISQLLAERFAPDVAIYDSDINPKTLTTLARRDCLRVAEERISLTHRFVGDCARFHYLLSKRRELETENLAEMQSNILWSQPMRWFALYIAIESDETEIWQEFLQESIESEHKQLIKLLIDGAILSGRVKILLNSFSEEQIPFLLEQLCSRLIAIATLPHSEYIEITKSLSPGARIAFLEENPGTPRAHLWIPAWQWILSLEMKILASENRLIFKIAEAWLNWGKSAIRLPHRAEIAKFIFKLAKYILFPDTDREERLRLGDSSATYKCIVFSLIHLPNDAAWLLKALAGRELTPKTQLPPTRQHWMYKDIVGTLEFSHPKGAKGEVKNDFRRFMLSTNGLYLNAIVRVNPELGAEILLALTIAEPEYRFPLAERSSIFDDDLGTAGSSCLDVCTFKFLPLLSLLNLNEELGIEVVSTLCQVANNYWQKNRWDKDETEGMPKTDINQVELLINNDRKCFQGGRHSLYWHRKYTWSPDILACLLMTLEGWLYERPDDESLKSSIELVFDKADTVAMLGVLVSLAKKEMHLLTSSLLPLI, encoded by the coding sequence TTGTCAGAAGAATTTCAAGAGCAGATACCAGAACAAACATCATTAAATCTTCCTACTTCTGCTTTAGTCTCTCAATTTGATGAGTTGAAAAATGTATGGGAAGAACAACAGACTGCTCGTGCAGAGGGGGGTTTGCTTGCTTTAAGTGGCTTTGAACACCAGTTTCTTCTGACATTACTTAAATTAGTCCGTAGATGGCAAGAAGTTTCCGAAGCTGAAAGAGGGAATCCCGACGTTATTCAAACAGTTTTAACTGAAGCTATTTCTGATATTGCTGAATCTGGTTTAGTAGTAACTCTGACACAAGTTAAACAAACTCTCTCTAAACCTGCTATTGCAAAAGCACTTGAAGAACTCTGGGAAATTTTCAATCTAGCATTGCTACATACACCCAATTTAGTCGAACATTTACATTTTGTAGTTTCTGGGAAATTTGAAGATTCGGATGAAAATGATCCTGGCAAAGCTATTGATGGTTGGGGAACTAGAAAGTATAAAGATCGAACTCGACTGCTTAAAGAGTTTAAGTCTCGTGTTCGCTGGGAAATAGTTCCCAATCCAAAAGAGGATTTAACAACAGAATTAGAAGCTCTTGGACGAGATGAAGATACCAGTACAGTTATTAGCAGATGGTTGGGTTATCTGCTGCAATTAGGTTCGGGATTATCTCCTGAAGCTGCAAGTACCCTCGTCTGGAGAGAATTAACACATGATGCTAGTTTAAAAGCATTTCAGACTACTCTCGTACGCATATTTAGTCGTTCGCGATATCGATTAAGGGCAATTCGCTATGCGATCGCAGATCGGTTTAAATTATCTAGAACAAGCGAGCTTTCTCAGCTCCAAGACTCAATATCATCAAATCATATAACTTTATTGAGTGGTTCTTCTGGTTCGGGGAAATCAGCTCTCTGTAAAATTGGCATCCAAGAAACTTTTCAAGACTATACTTGCTTATTTTTACGCCCTGATGACGTGGCGATTTTTGAAGATGATTCTAATGCGGTCTTAAGTAAGGATCTGAGACGTTTTGATGAGTTACTGGCAGCCCGTATTATTGATCGCGTAATAGTATTTGTTGATGATGTCGATGAGGCTAATCAGCAATCCTTAGATTCTTTACTAAATCTACTGCAAAATACCATCTCTGGCGATGCACCTGCTAATGTTCGTTTTGTTTTCGTCACGCATCTTGATACCGAACAATACATTCAAGAACAAATCGCTGCCCGTTTTGATAGACAACCATCTATTGGGATGGTCGAGTTACCACAACTTCCCTTTGAAGAAATATCTTCTATAGATAATTTACCTAAAAGCATTACAGAGCTTATAAAGCGTTCCGAACAATTCGGTTCAGCTTTGAATTTTAAACTTCTTGACTGGCTTGTTCGCAAAGCTCAAACAGAAGAAGTAGATACTTCTAATTTTCAAACCGACCTAGATTTATTGAATTGGTTTTGGCGCAATCAGGTAGGTAATGGTCGAGAATCAAGTGAAGTCCATCATATCTTAATCAAGATATCTCAGTTGTTGGCAGAGAGATTTGCGCCTGATGTAGCAATATATGATAGCGATATCAATCCCAAAACCTTAACTACTCTAGCTCGTCGAGATTGTCTTCGAGTTGCTGAAGAACGGATCTCCTTAACGCACCGTTTTGTAGGCGACTGCGCTAGATTTCATTATCTTTTGTCAAAAAGACGTGAGTTAGAGACAGAAAACTTAGCAGAAATGCAGAGTAACATTTTGTGGTCGCAGCCAATGAGATGGTTTGCTCTTTACATTGCAATAGAATCCGACGAAACAGAAATCTGGCAAGAATTTTTACAGGAATCTATCGAGAGCGAACATAAGCAACTAATCAAGCTACTGATAGATGGTGCAATCTTAAGTGGGCGGGTAAAAATTCTGCTAAATAGTTTTTCTGAGGAACAAATTCCTTTTTTGTTAGAACAACTTTGCTCGCGTCTTATTGCTATTGCGACTCTGCCACACTCAGAATATATAGAAATTACAAAAAGTCTCTCCCCAGGAGCAAGAATAGCTTTCTTAGAGGAAAATCCTGGAACTCCTCGCGCTCATCTTTGGATACCAGCATGGCAGTGGATTTTATCTTTGGAGATGAAAATTCTAGCATCAGAAAACCGTTTAATTTTCAAAATAGCGGAAGCTTGGTTGAATTGGGGAAAGTCAGCAATAAGATTACCGCACCGTGCAGAAATTGCTAAGTTCATTTTCAAGTTAGCAAAATATATTTTATTTCCCGATACAGATAGAGAAGAACGATTACGGTTAGGAGATTCTTCAGCAACATATAAATGTATTGTATTTTCTCTAATTCATCTTCCCAATGATGCAGCTTGGTTACTAAAGGCTTTGGCAGGTCGTGAATTAACACCCAAAACACAGCTACCACCGACAAGACAGCATTGGATGTATAAGGACATTGTGGGAACACTTGAGTTTTCTCATCCCAAAGGGGCTAAGGGAGAAGTTAAGAACGATTTTCGTAGATTTATGCTTTCAACTAATGGTCTTTATCTCAATGCCATTGTCAGAGTAAATCCAGAACTCGGAGCGGAGATACTTTTAGCTCTTACCATTGCAGAGCCAGAATATCGTTTTCCACTAGCCGAACGCTCTTCTATTTTTGATGATGATTTGGGAACAGCAGGATCTTCATGTCTTGATGTTTGCACTTTTAAGTTTTTACCTCTTCTCTCTCTTCTTAATCTCAATGAAGAATTAGGTATTGAAGTGGTTTCTACTTTATGTCAGGTAGCTAACAATTATTGGCAAAAAAATCGCTGGGATAAAGATGAAACCGAAGGAATGCCCAAAACTGATATCAATCAAGTAGAGCTATTGATTAATAACGACAGAAAATGTTTTCAGGGCGGTCGGCATTCTCTTTACTGGCATCGCAAATATACATGGTCGCCTGACATTCTTGCCTGTCTTTTAATGACCTTAGAGGGCTGGCTATACGAACGTCCTGACGATGAATCGCTGAAAAGTTCAATTGAGCTTGTTTTCGATAAAGCTGATACTGTAGCAATGTTAGGTGTTTTAGTATCCCTCGCTAAAAAAGAGATGCACCTTCTCACTAGCTCTTTGCTACCTCTAATATGA
- a CDS encoding Abi-alpha family protein: MEDITGIGKLAEQLPELTKELREIIVKIVEPGAEELGLIFGDYFRRVRTINLIKGLKKTQRILGRSNLPAQSFQTKVVLPILEGMSQENNENLQDKWARLLASEISGVSIRPRYVQILSALTPLDASVLDTIYHNDSEAIVHRTEPVAEFYKLEILERDIEEDSIAVPYIRKRGAKKFRKVSKIYNASQVFSVCKSVHISECIDALLEQSLCTKAESIFCAEMINGKPHVTEYSAYLVTLRTLTRNFMRAVNFSS; this comes from the coding sequence ATGGAAGATATCACTGGTATTGGAAAACTAGCAGAGCAGCTACCAGAGTTAACAAAAGAATTGAGAGAAATAATTGTCAAAATTGTAGAACCAGGAGCAGAAGAATTAGGCTTAATATTCGGTGACTATTTTAGAAGAGTTAGAACTATAAATTTAATCAAAGGTCTGAAAAAGACGCAAAGAATATTAGGCAGATCTAATCTACCAGCGCAATCGTTTCAAACTAAAGTTGTACTCCCCATTTTGGAGGGTATGTCTCAAGAAAACAATGAAAATTTACAGGATAAATGGGCTAGATTACTTGCTTCTGAGATATCTGGTGTTAGCATTCGTCCGAGATATGTTCAGATTTTATCAGCATTGACACCCTTAGATGCAAGTGTATTAGACACCATTTATCATAATGATTCTGAAGCTATTGTTCATCGAACAGAACCAGTGGCAGAGTTCTATAAATTAGAAATTTTAGAAAGAGACATTGAAGAAGATTCAATAGCAGTTCCTTATATCAGAAAAAGAGGAGCGAAGAAGTTTAGGAAAGTAAGTAAAATATATAATGCTAGTCAGGTTTTTTCTGTATGCAAATCTGTTCATATATCTGAATGTATAGATGCTCTTTTAGAGCAGTCTTTGTGTACAAAGGCGGAGTCAATTTTTTGTGCAGAGATGATTAATGGAAAACCACACGTTACAGAATATTCGGCATATTTAGTTACTTTGAGAACCTTAACCCGTAATTTTATGCGTGCTGTGAATTTCTCCTCTTAA
- a CDS encoding helix-turn-helix domain-containing protein: protein MIEVNQREESSGNVFADLNIPKPSLYLAKAQLAHQICEIVRERNLSQVETAEILGIDRAQVLALTKGNLDGFNCDRLFMFLNLLGLDIKITVRPHTDSNREAEIRVC from the coding sequence ATGATAGAGGTCAATCAAAGAGAAGAAAGCAGTGGTAATGTTTTTGCCGATTTAAACATTCCAAAGCCATCGCTTTATCTGGCTAAAGCACAATTAGCCCATCAGATTTGTGAGATAGTTCGGGAGCGAAACTTATCTCAAGTTGAAACTGCTGAGATACTAGGCATCGATCGCGCTCAAGTGTTAGCTCTGACTAAAGGTAATCTAGATGGGTTTAACTGCGATCGCCTGTTTATGTTTTTAAATTTGTTAGGTCTCGATATTAAAATTACAGTCCGTCCCCACACTGACTCAAATCGAGAAGCAGAGATTAGAGTTTGCTAA
- a CDS encoding winged helix-turn-helix domain-containing protein, giving the protein MLVPLIQVCLVLQLLKKPSQSVKELAENIDFCQTTVRKHLAKLEEWKVVKTESWQPVRYFIAEDAPQDFIRRCHAAKSEYKITLFLRCLD; this is encoded by the coding sequence ATGCTTGTACCCTTGATTCAAGTATGCTTGGTTTTACAGTTGCTCAAAAAGCCCTCCCAATCAGTCAAGGAATTGGCTGAAAATATCGACTTCTGCCAAACTACGGTCAGAAAACATCTTGCCAAGCTCGAAGAGTGGAAAGTAGTTAAAACTGAAAGCTGGCAACCAGTTCGATATTTTATAGCGGAAGATGCGCCCCAGGACTTTATTCGCCGATGCCATGCTGCCAAATCAGAATACAAAATCACCTTGTTCCTGCGCTGTCTGGATTAA